A region from the Aegilops tauschii subsp. strangulata cultivar AL8/78 chromosome 5, Aet v6.0, whole genome shotgun sequence genome encodes:
- the LOC109759111 gene encoding auxin-responsive protein SAUR36-like has product MIHPKKLAQLAKKWQRKVAAGAGGQQASECCSAVADKGHCVVYSADGVRFEVPLAYLGTTVFVELLRMAGEEFGFASSEGGRITLPCDATVIEYVLCLVRRDASEEVERAFLSSIAGHCHGQDASMGLAHQFALCT; this is encoded by the coding sequence ATGATCCATCCAAAGAAGCTTGCTCAGCTGGCCAAGAAGTGGCAGAGGAAGGTCGCAGCCGGGGCTGGTGGCCAGCAAGCCAGTGAGTGCTGCAGCGCAGTCGCTGACAAGGGCCATTGTGTGGTGTACTCCGCCGACGGGGTGCGGTTCGAGGTCCCGCTGGCGTACCTCGGCACGACGGTCTTCGTCGAACTCCTGAGGATGGCTGGGGAGGAGTTTGGCTTCGCGAGCAGCGAGGGAGGCAGGATCACGCTGCCCTGCGATGCCACGGTTATAGAGTATGTCTTGTGCCTAGTCAGAAGAGACGCCTCCGAGGAGGTCGAGAGAGCATTCTTGAGCTCCATTGCTGGGCACTGCCATGGCCAAGATGCATCGATGGGACTCGCCCATCAATTTGCTCTTTGTACGTAG
- the LOC109759125 gene encoding auxin-responsive protein SAUR36-like, with amino-acid sequence MTIIHPKRFAQLVRKWQSVKAASRADEACCTTSPVADKGHCAMYTTDGRRFEVPLAYLGTTVFGELLRMSQEEFGFTCDGRITLPFDAVVMDYVMCLLRRNASEEVERAFLSSVVMPCQYPSYTVPHVALHQQLAVCSS; translated from the coding sequence ATGACCATCATCCACCCCAAAAGGTTTGCTCAGTTGGTGAGGAAGTGGCAAAGTGTCAAGGCAGCATCCAGAGCCGACGAAGCATGCTGCACGACATCGCCAGTCGCAGATAAAGGTCACTGTGCCATGTACACGACCGATGGGAGGCGCTTTGAGGTCCCGTTGGCGTATCTTGGCACGACGGTCTTCGGCGAGCTGCTAAGGATGTCCCAGGAAGAGTTTGGGTTCACATGCGACGGCAGGATCACACTGCCCTTCGACGCGGTGGTGATGGACTATGTTATGTGCTTGCTTAGAAGAAATGCATCGGAAGAAGTAGAGAGGGCGTTCCTGAGCTCTGTAGTGATGCCTTGCCAATATCCAAGCTATACAGTGCCACATGTAGCGCTGCACCAGCAGCTTGCAGTTTGTAGCTCCTGA
- the LOC109759114 gene encoding auxin-responsive protein SAUR36-like: MIHPKKLAQLAKKWQKKVAARAGGQQADECCSTVADKGHCVVYTADGARFEVPLAYLNTTVFAELLRMAGEEFGFASSEGGRITLPCNAAVMDYVLCLVRRDASEEVERAFLSSIVGHCHGQDASMGPTHQFALCT, from the coding sequence ATGATCCATCCAAAGAAGCTTGCTCAGCTGGCCAAAAAGTGGCAGAAGAAGGTCGCAGCCAGGGCCGGTGGCCAGCAAGCTGACGAGTGCTGCAGCACAGTCGCTGACAAGGGCCATTGCGTGGTGTACACAGCCGATGGGGCGCGGTTCGAGGTCCCACTGGCGTACCTCAACACAACAGTCTTCGCCGAACTCTTGAGGATGGCTGGGGAGGAGTTTGGCTTCGCGAGCAGCGAGGGTGGCAGGATCACGCTGCCCTGCAATGCCGCGGTTATGGACTATGTCTTGTGCCTGGTTAGGAGAGATGCGTCCGAGGAGGTCGAGAGAGCGTTCTTGAGCTCCATTGTTGGCCATTGCCATGGCCAAGATGCATCGATGGGACCCACCCATCAATTTGCTCTTTGCACGTAG
- the LOC109759100 gene encoding auxin-responsive protein SAUR36: MAMIHPKRLAQLVRKWQRAKTVARDDEACCTTSPVADKGHCAMYTADGRRFEVPLAYLGTTVFGELLRMSREEFGFTCDSRITLPFDAVVMEYVMCLLRRNASEEVERAFLSSVVMPCQYPSCTVPHVALHQQLAVCSS; the protein is encoded by the coding sequence ATGGCCATGATCCATCCCAAGAGGCTTGCTCAGTTGGTGAGGAAGTGGCAAAGGGCCAAGACGGTGGCCAGGGATGACGAAGCATGCTGCACGACATCGCCGGTCGCAGATAAAGGTCACTGTGCCATGTACACGGCCGACGGGAGGCGGTTCGAGGTCCCGTTGGCATACCTCGGCACGACAGTCTTCGGCGAGCTGCTAAGGATGTCCCGGGAAGAGTTTgggttcacatgcgacagcaggATCACACTGCCCTTCGATGCAGTCGTGATGGAGTATGTCATGTGCTTGCTCAGAAGAAATGCTTCAGAGGAAGTAGAGAGGGCATTCCTGAGCTCTGTAGTGATGCCTTGCCAATATCCAAGCTGTACAGTACCACATGTAGCGCTGCACCAGCAGCTTGCAGTTTGTAGCTCCTGA
- the LOC109759098 gene encoding auxin-responsive protein SAUR36-like, whose amino-acid sequence MINARRIAQLAKRWQRVAALGRKRLTMTATTEVEECSTAVAGEGHCVMYTTDGRRFEVPLAYLSTVVFSELLRMSEEVFGFAGSEGGIKLPCDAMVMEYAMSLLRRSASAEMEAAFLSSMVMPCYYAAPPVGVNQHVIVCSS is encoded by the coding sequence ATGATCAACGCCAGGAGAATTGCTCAACTAGCAAAGAGGTGGCAGAGGGTAGCAGCTCTCGGGAGGAAGCGGCTTACCATGACGGCAACAACAGAAGTTGAAGAGTGCTCAACAGCAGTGGCAGGAGAGGGCCACTGTGTCATGTACACCACTGATGGAAGAAGGTTTGAGGTGCCATTGGCATACCTCAGCACGGTGGTCTTCAGTGAGCTCCTGCGGATGTCCGAAGAGGTGTTTGGTTTCGCAGGCAGTGAAGGAGGGATCAAGCTGCCCTGCGACGCCATGGTGATGGAGTACGCCATGTCCTTGCTCAGGAGAAGTGCCTCTGCTGAGATGGAGGCAGCATTCCTTAGCTCGATGGTGATGCCATGCTACTATGCAGCTCCACCTGTTGGAGTTAACCAGCATGTTATTGTCTGCAGTAGCTAA
- the LOC109759099 gene encoding auxin-responsive protein SAUR36, translating to MIHPKKLAQLAKKLQRLVAAGGQETADTDGCCSIASVADKGHCVVYTADGSRFEVPLAYLGTVVFRELLRMSQEEFGFTCDGKITLPCDASVMEYVMCLIRREASEEVEKAFLSSIARPCYSMSCLPPSAGFYQQFSVCS from the coding sequence ATGATTCATCCAAAGAAGCTGGCTCAACTGGCTAAGAAGTTGCAGAGGCTGGTGGCAGCCGGTGGCCAGGAGACTGCAGACACCGACGGATGCTGCAGCATTGCTTCTGTTGCAGACAAGGGCCATTGTGTCGTGTACACCGCTGATGGATCACGGTTCGAGGTCCCATTGGCTTACCTTGGCACAGTGGTCTTCAGAGAGCTCCTACGGATGTCTCAAGAGGAGTTTGGCTTCACCTGCGATGGCAAGATCACATTGCCCTGTGATGCCTCTGTGATGGAGTATGTGATGTGTTTGATTAGGAGAGAGGCCTCTGAAGAGGTCGAGAAGGCGTTCCTGAGCTCCATAGCGAGGCCTTGCTACAGTATGAGTTGTTTGCCGCCATCAGCTGGATTTTATCAGCAATTTTCTGTTTGTAGCTAG
- the LOC109759095 gene encoding auxin-responsive protein SAUR36 yields MVSAKRLSQMIRKWQRVAAIGRKRLMWTSAKEVDECCTSVAVKGHCAMYTADGRRFEVPLAYLGTTILGELLRMSQDEFGFTSNGRITLPCDAGVMDYVMCLLRRNASEEVERAFLSSVVRPCNYGNGLEPSMGVSQQVAVSGF; encoded by the coding sequence ATGGTCAGTGCCAAGAGACTTTCTCAAATGATAAGGAAGTGGCAAAGAGTGGCGGCCATCGGGAGGAAGAGGCTCATGTGGACTTCAGCAAAAGAAGTCGATGAGTGCTGCACGTCTGTGGCAGTGAAGGGCCACTGCGCCATGTACACTGCTGACGGGAGGCGGTTTGAGGTGCCATTGGCGTACCTCGGCACGACGATCCTCGGGGAGCTCTTGAGGATGTCTCAGGATGAGTTTGGCTTCACAAGCAATGGAAGGATAACCCTGCCTTGTGATGCAGGTGTGATGGACTATGTCATGTGCTTGCTCAGAAGGAACGCATCAGAAGAGGTAGAGAGAGCTTTCTTGAGCTCTGTGGTGAGACCTTGTAACTATGGAAATGGTTTGGAGCCATCTATGGGAGTTAGCCAGCAAGTAGCTGTTTCTGGCTTCTGA
- the LOC109759097 gene encoding auxin-responsive protein SAUR36 has product MVSAKRLSQMIRKWQRVAAIGRKKLMWTSAKEVDERCMSVSVKGHCAMYTADGRRFEVPLAYLSTTIIGELLRMSQDEFGFTSDGRITLPCDAAVMDYVMCLLRRNASEEVERAFLSSVVRPCHYGNGLEPSIGVSQQVAVSGF; this is encoded by the coding sequence ATGGTCAGTGCCAAGAGACTTTCTCAAATGATAAGGAAGTGGCAAAGAGTGGCAGCCATCGGGAGGAAGAAGCTCATGTGGACTTCAGCAAAAGAAGTCGATGAGCGCTGCATGTCAGTGTCAGTGAAGGGCCACTGCGCCATGTACACTGCTGATGGGAGGCGGTTTGAGGTGCCATTGGCGTACCTCAGCACAACGATCATCGGGGAGCTCCTGAGGATGTCTCAGGATGAGTTTGGCTTCACAAGCGATGGAAGGATAACCCTGCCTTGTGATGCAGCTGTGATGGACTATGTCATGTGCTTGCTCAGAAGGAACGCATCAGAAGAGGTAGAGAGAGCTTTCTTGAGCTCTGTGGTGAGACCTTGCCACTATGGAAATGGTTTGGAGCCATCTATTGGAGTTAGCCAGCAAGTAGCTGTTTCTGGCTTCTGA
- the LOC109759101 gene encoding auxin-responsive protein SAUR36-like produces the protein MIHSKKLAQLAKKWQRMVAVGGQQTAAADGCCSTTSVADRGHCVMYTADGSRFEVPLVYLGTMVFRELLRMSQEEFGFSSDGKITLPFDASVMEYVMCLIRRDASEEVEKAFLSSIARPCHSASCVASVRLNQQFAVCS, from the coding sequence ATGATACATTCAAAGAAGCTTGCTCAACTTGCCAAGAAGTGGCAGAGGATGGTGGCAGTCGGTGGCCAGCAGACTGCAGCCGCCGACGGATGCTGCAGCACCACCTCTGTTGCAGACAGGGGCCATTGTGTCATGTACACTGCTGATGGGTCTCGGTTTGAGGTTCCGTTGGTGTACCTTGGCACAATGGTCTTCCGTGAGCTCCTGAGGATGTCTCAAGAGGAATTTGGCTTCTCCAGCGATGGCAAGATCACATTACCTTTTGATGCTTCTGTGATGGAGTATGTGATGTGTTTGATTAGGAGAGATGCCTCTGAAGAGGTTGAGAAGGCGTTCCTGAGCTCCATAGCAAGGCCTTGCCACAGTGCGAGTTGTGTAGCTTCAGTGAGACTTAATCAGCAATTTGCTGTTTGTAGCTAG
- the LOC109759103 gene encoding protein PHLOEM PROTEIN 2-LIKE A10: MDALAPAHTRRRLLAGAAAATACYGLYRLYLHHRRRIAAALSLADALSQAGSDLADFLRSDSDQVPRSLRQLSKLAASDHVSSAASALSESLASGALRAFSSHRAARGTDPSSPPLQDRILDRLLSPAGAGFASAVLGSFARNLVLSCRDPDARPRAPGQPDWLAALCSDRGKEAAAELVRVFVSTAVAAYLDRTAAVRSSDQVLAGVTDPKHDAKLKDLLVSVCNGAVETFVRTSRQVTKEASISRAEAAVAARELSNSGPSCVMERVSTTLAMPSNRRFVLDVMGRVTAEMVRSFLEFSTQRVSAGARKSIVVARDEITERGLVAVKYLSAKSMAIFTLCLTMCMHISVGMRFPLPA, encoded by the coding sequence ATGGACGCTCTCGCGCCCGCCCacacccgccgccgcctcctcgccggcgcggccgccgccaccgcctgcTACGGCCTCTACCGCCTCTacctccaccaccgccgccgcatcGCCGCGGCGCTCTCCCTCGCCGACGCGCTCTCGCAGGCCGGCTCCGACCTGGCCGACTTCCTCCGCTCCGACTCCGACCAGGTGCCCCGCAGCCTGCGCCAGCTCTCCAAGCTCGCCGCCTCCGACCACGtctcctccgccgcctccgcgcTCTCCGAGTCGCTCGCCTCGGGGGCCCTCCGCGCCTTCTCCTCCCACCGGGCCGCCCGGGGCACGGATCCCTCCTCCCCGCCGCTGCAAGACCGGATCTTGGACCGCCTCCTCTCCCCCGCCGGCGCCGGGTTCGCCTCCGCCGTCCTCGGGAGCTTCGCCAGGAACCTCGTGCTCTCCTGCCGTGATCCCGATGCCCGGCCCCGCGCCCCCGGCCAGCCGGACTGGCTCGCTGCGCTGTGCAGCGACAGGggcaaggaggccgccgcggagctcgtccgGGTGTTCGTCAGCACCGCCGTGGCCGCCTACCTCGACAGGACCGCGGCCGTGCGCTCCTCCGACCAGGTGCTCGCCGGCGTCACTGACCCCAAGCACGACGCCAAGCTCAAGGACCTGCTCGTGTCCGTCTGCAACGGCGCCGTCGAGACGTTCGTCAGGACCTCCCGGCAGGTCACAAAGGAGGCCTCCATTTCTCGAGCTGAAGCAGCCGTGGCGGCGCGAGAGCTCTCCAATTCAGGTCCTAGCTGTGTAATGGAGAGAGTATCGACCACCTTGGCCATGCCAAGCAACCGGAGGTTTGTGCTGGATGTCATGGGCAGGGTCACCGCCGAGATGGTCCGGTCATTCCTCGAGTTCTCGACTCAGCGGGTGTCTGCTGGTGCACGAAAGAGCATTGTCGTTGCCCGGGACGAAATCACCGAAAGGGGTCTTGTCGCGGTCAAGTACCTGAGCGCCAAGTCCATGGCCATCTTCACCTTATGCCTCACAATGTGCATGCACATTTCGGTTGGAATGAGGTTCCCTTTGCCGGCCTAG